From one Burkholderia pyrrocinia genomic stretch:
- the fdnG gene encoding formate dehydrogenase-N subunit alpha, translating to MLQMSRRQFLKVTATSLAGSSLALMGFSPSEALAEVRQYKLARTVETRNTCPYCSVGCGILMYSLGDGAKNAKPSIIHIEGDPDHPVNRGTLCPKGASLIDFIHSPNRLTHPEYRAPGSDKWEPISWNDALDRIAKLMKADRDANFVETAEDGAKVNRWLTTGMLAASAGSNEVGYLTHKAVRSLGMLVFDNQARVUHGPTVAGLAPTFGRGAMTNHWVDIKNADVILVMGGNAAEAHPCGFKWVTEAKAHRKARLIVVDPRFTRTASVADYYAPIRTGTDIVFLGGVINYLLTNDKIQHEYVKNYTDFAFIVREDFAFNDGIYSGYDAEKHAYPDKSSWDYERGDDGFAKVDPTLQHPRCVYNLLKQHYARYTPDMVQQTCGTPKEKFLKVCEMLATTAVPGRAGTILYALGWTHHSIGAQMIRTGAMVQLLLGNIGIAGGGMNALRGHSNIQGLTDLGLMSNLLPGYMTLPMQAEQDFDGYIKKRTQLPLRPNQLSYWKNYKAFHVSFMKSWWGDAATAENNWGYDYLPKLDKQYDLLQAIELMNAGKMNGYICQGFNPLAAAPSKVKTAAGLAKLKWLVIMDPLATETSEFWKHHGDYNDVDASKIQTEVFRLPTTCFAEENGSLVSSSRVLQWHWKGAEPPGDAKSDLEIMSGLFLRMRKMYQTDSGKYPDPIVNLTWPYANPESPTPEELAMEFNGKALADLPDPKDPTKTLVKKGEQLAAFAQLKDDGTTASGCWIFCGAWTQAGNQMGRRDNSDPTGIGQTLNWAWAWPANRRILYNRASCDVSGKPFDPTRKLIGWNGKAWAGPDIPDFKADEPPENGMGPFIMNPEGVARFFARAGMNEGPFPEHYEPFETPIGTNPLHPNNPQALNNPAARVFPDDRASFGKAPEFPHAATTYRLTEHFHYWTKHARLNSIIQPEQFVEIGEDLAKEVGVAHGERVKVSSKRGYIIAVALVTKRIKPLTVDGKKVQTVGIPLHWGFKGLTKPGYLANTLTPSVGDGNSYTPEFKSFLVKVEKA from the coding sequence ATGCTACAAATGTCCCGGCGCCAGTTCCTGAAGGTGACGGCCACGTCGCTTGCCGGATCGAGTCTTGCCCTGATGGGCTTTTCTCCATCCGAAGCGCTTGCCGAAGTCCGACAGTACAAGCTGGCGCGCACAGTCGAAACGCGCAACACCTGTCCTTACTGTTCAGTGGGTTGCGGCATCCTCATGTACAGCCTCGGAGACGGCGCGAAGAATGCGAAGCCGAGCATCATCCACATCGAGGGCGATCCCGACCATCCCGTCAATCGCGGCACGCTGTGCCCGAAGGGCGCGAGCCTGATCGACTTCATCCACAGCCCGAACCGCCTGACGCACCCCGAATACCGGGCGCCCGGCTCGGACAAGTGGGAACCCATCTCGTGGAACGACGCGCTCGACCGCATCGCGAAGCTGATGAAGGCCGACCGCGACGCGAACTTCGTCGAGACGGCGGAAGACGGCGCGAAGGTCAACCGCTGGCTCACGACCGGCATGCTGGCCGCATCGGCGGGCAGCAACGAGGTCGGCTACCTGACGCACAAGGCTGTCCGCAGTCTGGGGATGCTCGTATTCGACAATCAGGCGCGTGTCTGACATGGCCCGACGGTGGCAGGTCTTGCCCCGACGTTTGGCCGTGGAGCGATGACGAACCATTGGGTCGACATCAAGAACGCGGACGTGATTCTCGTGATGGGCGGCAATGCAGCCGAGGCCCATCCGTGCGGTTTCAAGTGGGTAACGGAGGCGAAGGCGCACCGCAAGGCGCGGCTGATCGTCGTCGACCCGCGCTTTACGCGTACGGCCTCGGTGGCCGACTACTATGCGCCGATTCGCACCGGCACCGACATCGTCTTCCTGGGCGGCGTCATCAACTATCTGCTGACGAACGACAAGATCCAGCATGAGTATGTGAAGAACTACACGGACTTCGCGTTCATCGTGCGCGAGGATTTCGCGTTCAACGACGGCATCTACTCCGGCTATGACGCGGAGAAGCACGCGTACCCGGACAAATCGAGCTGGGACTACGAGCGCGGCGACGACGGTTTCGCGAAGGTCGACCCGACGCTGCAGCATCCGCGCTGCGTGTACAACCTGCTGAAGCAGCACTACGCGCGCTATACGCCGGACATGGTCCAGCAGACCTGCGGCACGCCGAAGGAGAAGTTCCTGAAGGTGTGCGAGATGCTCGCGACCACGGCCGTGCCCGGCCGCGCCGGCACGATCCTGTACGCGCTCGGCTGGACCCACCACTCGATCGGCGCGCAGATGATCCGCACCGGCGCGATGGTGCAGCTGCTGCTCGGCAATATCGGCATCGCCGGCGGCGGGATGAACGCGCTGCGCGGCCACTCGAACATCCAGGGGCTGACCGACCTCGGGTTGATGTCGAACCTGCTGCCGGGCTACATGACGCTGCCGATGCAGGCCGAGCAGGATTTCGACGGCTACATCAAGAAGCGCACGCAGCTGCCGCTGCGGCCGAACCAGTTGAGCTACTGGAAGAACTACAAGGCGTTCCACGTCAGCTTCATGAAGTCGTGGTGGGGCGATGCGGCCACCGCCGAGAACAACTGGGGCTACGACTACCTGCCGAAGCTGGACAAGCAGTACGACCTGCTACAGGCGATCGAGCTGATGAATGCCGGCAAGATGAACGGCTACATCTGCCAGGGCTTCAACCCGCTCGCGGCGGCGCCGTCGAAGGTGAAGACGGCCGCGGGGCTCGCGAAGCTGAAGTGGCTCGTGATCATGGATCCGCTCGCGACCGAGACGTCCGAGTTCTGGAAGCATCACGGCGACTACAACGACGTCGATGCGTCGAAGATCCAGACCGAGGTGTTCCGTCTGCCGACCACGTGCTTTGCGGAGGAAAACGGCTCGCTCGTGAGTTCGAGCCGCGTGCTGCAATGGCACTGGAAGGGCGCGGAGCCGCCGGGCGACGCGAAGAGCGATCTCGAGATCATGTCGGGGCTGTTCCTGCGCATGCGCAAGATGTACCAGACGGACAGCGGCAAGTATCCCGACCCGATCGTGAACCTGACCTGGCCGTACGCGAACCCGGAAAGCCCGACGCCCGAAGAGCTCGCGATGGAGTTCAACGGCAAGGCGCTCGCCGATCTGCCCGATCCGAAGGACCCGACCAAGACGCTCGTGAAGAAGGGCGAGCAGCTCGCCGCGTTCGCGCAATTGAAGGACGACGGTACTACCGCGAGCGGCTGCTGGATCTTCTGCGGCGCATGGACGCAGGCCGGCAACCAGATGGGGCGGCGCGACAACTCGGATCCGACCGGCATCGGCCAGACGCTGAACTGGGCGTGGGCCTGGCCGGCGAACCGGCGGATTCTGTACAACCGTGCATCGTGCGACGTGAGCGGCAAGCCGTTCGACCCGACCCGCAAGCTGATCGGCTGGAACGGCAAGGCGTGGGCGGGCCCCGATATCCCGGACTTCAAGGCGGACGAACCGCCCGAGAACGGGATGGGGCCGTTCATCATGAACCCGGAAGGCGTCGCGCGCTTCTTCGCGCGGGCGGGGATGAACGAAGGTCCGTTCCCCGAGCACTACGAGCCATTCGAGACGCCGATCGGCACGAACCCGCTGCACCCGAACAACCCGCAGGCGCTGAACAACCCGGCCGCCCGCGTGTTCCCGGACGACCGCGCGTCGTTCGGCAAGGCGCCGGAGTTCCCGCACGCCGCGACGACTTACCGCCTGACCGAGCACTTCCACTACTGGACCAAGCATGCGCGGCTGAACTCGATCATCCAGCCCGAGCAATTCGTCGAGATCGGCGAAGACCTCGCGAAGGAAGTCGGCGTTGCGCATGGCGAACGCGTGAAGGTGTCGTCCAAGCGCGGCTACATCATCGCGGTCGCGCTCGTCACGAAGCGGATCAAGCCGCTGACGGTCGACGGCAAGAAGGTCCAGACGGTCGGCATCCCGTTGCACTGGGGCTTCAAGGGTCTGACGAAGCCCGGCTATCTCGCCAATACCCTGACTCCGTCCGTGGGTGACGGCAACTCGTACACACCGGAATTCAAGTCGTTCCTGGTGAAGGTCGAAAAGGCGTAA
- a CDS encoding YihY/virulence factor BrkB family protein: MKRQITTEATRLAQRQANWALTAFKRFSSDRCSAMAAGIAFFSAFSLAPMLVMVIAVAGWFYGDDAARGQVFEQAHQLIGNDAAASIQTIVQNAHRAGERGGLATLISFAALAIGASATFASLSTALSVIWPATENRWSSMLGLVRVRLISFGLVLGVAFLLIVSLVLDTAITFVGTWLLGNSPYVVVTNLVQFFVGIAVLAAAFAALMKFLPDARVAWRDAAVGGIVSAILFSGGKKLFALYLAHAGTASAFGAAGSFAVLLMWLYFSAIVLLLGAEFAAARGNAHRPAGTASAVPAQTDRSRGD; this comes from the coding sequence ATGAAACGACAGATCACCACCGAGGCGACCCGCCTCGCCCAACGACAGGCCAACTGGGCCCTCACCGCATTCAAGCGCTTCTCGTCCGACCGCTGCTCCGCGATGGCCGCGGGCATCGCGTTTTTCTCCGCGTTCTCGCTCGCGCCGATGCTCGTGATGGTGATCGCGGTGGCCGGCTGGTTCTACGGCGACGACGCCGCGCGCGGCCAGGTGTTCGAACAGGCGCACCAGTTGATCGGCAACGACGCGGCGGCCAGCATCCAGACGATCGTGCAGAACGCGCACCGCGCGGGCGAGCGCGGCGGCCTCGCGACGCTGATCTCGTTCGCCGCGCTCGCGATCGGCGCGTCGGCCACGTTCGCGTCGCTCAGCACCGCGCTCAGCGTGATCTGGCCGGCTACCGAAAACCGCTGGTCGAGCATGCTCGGGCTCGTGCGCGTGCGGCTGATCTCGTTCGGGCTCGTGCTCGGCGTCGCGTTCCTGCTGATCGTGTCGCTCGTGCTCGACACCGCGATCACGTTCGTCGGCACCTGGCTGCTGGGCAATTCGCCGTATGTCGTCGTCACGAACCTCGTGCAGTTCTTCGTCGGCATCGCGGTGCTCGCGGCCGCATTCGCCGCGTTGATGAAGTTCCTGCCCGACGCACGCGTCGCGTGGCGCGACGCCGCGGTCGGCGGCATCGTGTCCGCGATCCTGTTCTCCGGCGGCAAGAAGCTGTTCGCGCTGTATCTCGCGCATGCGGGCACGGCCAGTGCGTTCGGCGCGGCCGGATCGTTCGCGGTCCTGTTGATGTGGCTGTACTTCTCCGCGATCGTGCTGCTGCTCGGCGCGGAATTCGCGGCGGCCCGCGGCAACGCGCATCGGCCCGCCGGCACCGCATCGGCCGTCCCCGCTCAAACCGATCGCTCGCGCGGCGACTGA
- a CDS encoding porin, whose amino-acid sequence MKKLALSTLSLALLGAAGAAQAQSSVTLYGVIDTSIAFVHGNSGQAINSWQMLSGNLQGPRWGLKGTEDLGGGLKAIFQLENGFDVGTGKLNQGGRMFGRQSYVGLDHAQYGTLTLGRQYDPTVDMVQAVTGDNYFGSIMATPGDVDNNDNSIRVNNAIKYVSPVFAGFQVEGMYALGGVAGHPGQGQTWSAAAAYNNGPIGIAAGFLRVQNGSDRTIASNGTGGWTSPTATGLDVSNNPIVGAYATAKAINIAQVAGQYAIGPVTFGLGYSNSQYKADGLSAFTTTEKFNTGRAFVNYQATPALLLGLGYAYTKASGDTDAKYHQVSLGADYSLSKRTDVYLIGGYQHASGTQRVDGATTQTAQASIGSYGYGGTKSQELVALGLRHKF is encoded by the coding sequence ATGAAGAAACTCGCTCTCTCGACCCTCTCGCTCGCCCTGCTGGGCGCCGCTGGCGCTGCCCAGGCTCAGTCGAGCGTGACGCTGTACGGCGTGATCGATACGTCGATCGCATTTGTCCATGGCAACAGCGGTCAGGCCATCAACTCGTGGCAAATGCTGTCGGGTAACCTGCAAGGTCCGCGCTGGGGCTTGAAGGGTACGGAAGATCTGGGTGGCGGCCTGAAGGCAATCTTCCAGTTGGAAAACGGTTTTGACGTCGGCACGGGCAAGCTCAACCAAGGTGGCCGCATGTTCGGCCGTCAGTCGTATGTCGGTTTGGACCACGCCCAGTACGGTACGCTGACGTTGGGTCGCCAGTACGACCCGACGGTCGACATGGTTCAGGCCGTGACGGGTGACAACTATTTCGGCAGCATCATGGCCACGCCGGGCGACGTCGACAACAACGACAACAGCATCCGCGTCAACAACGCGATCAAGTATGTGTCGCCGGTCTTCGCAGGCTTCCAGGTCGAAGGCATGTATGCGCTGGGCGGCGTTGCCGGCCATCCGGGCCAAGGCCAGACGTGGAGTGCAGCCGCAGCCTACAACAATGGCCCGATCGGTATCGCGGCAGGCTTCCTGCGCGTGCAGAACGGCAGCGATCGCACGATCGCCTCGAACGGCACGGGCGGCTGGACGAGCCCGACGGCTACCGGCCTCGACGTCTCGAACAACCCGATCGTCGGCGCATACGCAACGGCGAAGGCGATCAACATCGCGCAAGTTGCCGGCCAGTACGCAATCGGCCCGGTGACGTTCGGCCTCGGCTACAGCAACTCGCAGTACAAGGCGGACGGCCTGTCGGCATTCACGACCACCGAGAAGTTCAACACCGGCCGCGCATTCGTGAACTACCAGGCAACGCCGGCGCTGCTGCTGGGCCTCGGCTACGCATACACGAAGGCGAGCGGCGATACGGACGCGAAGTATCACCAGGTTTCGCTGGGCGCGGACTACTCGCTGTCGAAGCGCACGGACGTCTACCTGATCGGCGGCTACCAGCACGCCAGCGGCACGCAACGCGTCGACGGCGCAACGACGCAAACCGCACAGGCATCGATCGGCTCGTACGGCTACGGCGGCACGAAGTCGCAGGAACTGGTCGCTCTCGGCCTGCGCCACAAGTTCTAA
- a CDS encoding VOC family protein: MTIQKITPFLWYSTEAEEAAAFYAGIFPDSHVVRVTSVSGTDGTRMVEFELFGQPFIAMSHPRTETFNHAISLLVSCADQAELDRYWSALLDNGGTADGCGWLRDRYGVSWQIVPEALIPMMADRDAAKAARVAAAMMQMTKFDDAALKAAYAGTAG, from the coding sequence ATGACGATTCAGAAGATCACGCCTTTTCTCTGGTACTCGACGGAAGCCGAAGAAGCAGCAGCCTTCTATGCAGGCATCTTTCCGGATTCGCACGTCGTGCGCGTCACGTCGGTGTCCGGCACCGACGGTACGCGAATGGTCGAGTTCGAACTGTTCGGGCAGCCGTTCATCGCGATGAGTCACCCGCGCACGGAGACGTTCAATCATGCGATCTCGCTGCTGGTCAGTTGCGCCGACCAGGCGGAACTCGACCGCTACTGGAGCGCCCTGCTCGACAACGGCGGCACGGCCGACGGCTGCGGCTGGCTCAGAGACCGCTACGGCGTGTCGTGGCAGATCGTTCCGGAAGCGCTCATCCCGATGATGGCCGATCGCGACGCGGCCAAGGCGGCACGCGTGGCCGCAGCGATGATGCAGATGACCAAGTTCGACGACGCCGCGCTGAAGGCTGCCTATGCGGGCACGGCGGGTTGA
- a CDS encoding AadA family aminoglycoside 3''-O-nucleotidyltransferase, whose product MTEFVPPEIAGQVAAARAAIERHLGATLDAIHLFGSSLDGGLKPRSDIDLLVTVAARPGETTRRALMLDLLAASSPPGCADGMRPLEVTVVVRGDVVPWRHPARRELQFGEWLRRDLEAGIVEPAHADHDLAILLTKARQHSVVLVGAPANELFEPVPERDFVAALLATVAQWNAEPDWHGDECNVVLALARIWYSAETGRIAPKDVAAAWVLERLPDAYRRVVAAARAAYLGGEAGAAILSGEPLAAFIGYARRAVESMLSA is encoded by the coding sequence GTGACTGAATTCGTCCCGCCCGAGATCGCCGGACAGGTTGCCGCCGCGCGTGCAGCGATCGAGCGGCATCTCGGTGCGACGCTGGATGCAATCCACCTGTTCGGCTCGTCGCTCGACGGCGGCTTGAAACCTCGCAGCGACATCGACCTGCTGGTGACGGTGGCGGCGCGGCCCGGCGAAACGACGCGGCGCGCGCTGATGCTCGACCTGCTCGCTGCGTCGTCGCCGCCCGGTTGTGCGGATGGCATGCGCCCGCTGGAGGTCACCGTCGTCGTGCGCGGCGACGTGGTGCCGTGGCGTCATCCGGCGCGACGCGAACTGCAGTTCGGCGAGTGGCTGCGCCGCGATCTCGAAGCCGGCATCGTCGAACCGGCGCACGCCGATCACGATCTGGCGATCCTGTTGACGAAGGCGCGGCAGCACAGCGTCGTGCTGGTCGGGGCGCCTGCGAACGAGTTGTTCGAGCCGGTGCCCGAGCGCGACTTCGTCGCCGCGCTTCTCGCTACCGTTGCACAGTGGAACGCCGAACCGGACTGGCACGGCGACGAGTGCAACGTGGTACTCGCGCTCGCGCGCATCTGGTACAGCGCGGAAACCGGCAGGATCGCGCCCAAGGACGTCGCCGCGGCATGGGTGCTGGAGCGCCTGCCGGACGCGTACCGGCGGGTTGTGGCGGCGGCTCGCGCCGCCTATCTCGGTGGCGAAGCGGGCGCGGCGATCCTGTCGGGCGAACCCCTCGCCGCGTTCATCGGCTACGCGCGGCGGGCCGTCGAATCGATGCTGTCGGCATAG
- a CDS encoding HU family DNA-binding protein, translating to MATSAKKVAKKAAAAPAKKVAAKKVAPAKKVVAKKAAVAKAPAAPAPLKDKFTKASLATHIAERAAVEVKAVKAVLAALENVVLGSVHKKGAGEFTLPGLLKITAQVVPAKKKRFGKDPFTGEERWFPAKPASVRVKARALKKLKDAAA from the coding sequence ATGGCGACTTCCGCAAAAAAGGTGGCCAAGAAGGCTGCCGCCGCACCGGCCAAGAAAGTGGCTGCTAAGAAAGTAGCGCCCGCGAAGAAAGTAGTGGCCAAGAAGGCCGCCGTCGCGAAGGCGCCCGCTGCTCCGGCGCCGCTGAAGGACAAGTTCACGAAGGCATCGCTCGCAACGCACATCGCTGAGCGCGCAGCCGTGGAAGTGAAGGCGGTCAAGGCAGTGCTCGCCGCACTCGAGAACGTCGTGCTGGGCTCGGTCCACAAGAAGGGCGCAGGCGAGTTCACGCTGCCGGGTCTGCTGAAGATCACGGCACAAGTCGTGCCGGCGAAGAAGAAGCGCTTCGGCAAGGATCCGTTCACGGGCGAAGAGCGTTGGTTCCCGGCGAAGCCGGCCAGCGTGCGCGTGAAGGCACGTGCGCTGAAGAAGCTGAAGGACGCGGCAGCGTAA
- a CDS encoding acyltransferase family protein, translated as MRESRYVKGLDGLRAIAVILVFLSHKGHVLAVDVGKLGVWTFFLISGFLIVGELHRNRQALECATMTRRHALALFLAKRALRIFPVYYLLLAALAIAHALFYQRGVNLGLAWHAVFLSNYWIGVVKDGWPGSTSHFWSLAVEQQFYLIAPLALLAVPAARHVALGIAAVALCALAHLALYLSDASPVLIYAFSPWNFALIALGGVGAIALADHGPAAVRGIPPGWLGAAGVVFFLALPACTALPDAVAGLADLGLSASLGALMLWIVSEPEHPVVALLDWAPLAYLGTISYGFYLFHNLIPTRFGVMPALVAHVPMPEIVREALPEMLQFALAVLLAHLSWRYLEKRLLDFKKPIAAMLARHFDARPSTSAR; from the coding sequence ATGCGCGAATCCAGATACGTCAAAGGACTCGACGGCCTGCGAGCCATCGCCGTCATCCTCGTTTTCCTGTCCCACAAAGGCCACGTGCTTGCCGTCGACGTCGGCAAGCTTGGCGTGTGGACGTTTTTCCTCATCAGCGGATTCCTGATCGTCGGCGAGCTGCATCGCAACCGCCAGGCGCTCGAGTGCGCCACCATGACGCGCCGCCACGCGCTCGCGCTGTTCCTCGCGAAGCGCGCGCTGCGGATCTTCCCCGTGTACTACCTGCTGCTCGCCGCGCTCGCGATCGCGCATGCGCTCTTCTACCAGCGCGGCGTCAACCTCGGGCTCGCGTGGCACGCGGTATTCCTGTCGAATTACTGGATCGGCGTCGTCAAGGACGGCTGGCCGGGCTCCACGTCGCACTTCTGGAGCCTCGCGGTTGAGCAGCAGTTCTATCTGATCGCACCGCTCGCGCTGCTCGCGGTGCCCGCCGCGCGGCACGTCGCGCTCGGCATCGCAGCCGTCGCGCTGTGCGCGCTCGCGCATCTCGCGCTCTACCTGTCCGACGCGTCGCCGGTGCTGATCTACGCGTTTTCCCCGTGGAATTTCGCACTGATCGCGCTCGGCGGCGTCGGCGCGATCGCGCTCGCCGATCACGGCCCGGCCGCCGTACGCGGCATTCCACCCGGCTGGCTCGGCGCGGCAGGCGTCGTGTTCTTCCTCGCGCTGCCCGCGTGCACGGCGCTGCCCGACGCCGTTGCGGGGCTCGCGGATCTCGGCCTGTCCGCGTCGCTCGGCGCGCTGATGCTGTGGATCGTCAGCGAACCCGAGCATCCCGTCGTGGCGCTGCTCGACTGGGCGCCGCTCGCCTATCTCGGCACGATCAGCTACGGCTTCTACCTGTTCCACAACCTGATTCCGACGCGCTTCGGCGTGATGCCCGCGCTCGTCGCGCACGTGCCGATGCCGGAAATCGTCCGCGAAGCGCTGCCCGAGATGCTGCAATTCGCGCTCGCCGTGCTGCTCGCGCACCTGTCCTGGCGATATCTCGAAAAAAGGCTGCTCGACTTCAAGAAGCCGATCGCCGCGATGCTGGCCCGGCACTTCGACGCGCGGCCGAGCACGTCGGCGCGTTGA
- the galU gene encoding UTP--glucose-1-phosphate uridylyltransferase GalU, whose protein sequence is MLKVTKAVFPVAGLGTRFLPATKASPKEMLPVVDKPLIQYAVEEAINAGITEMIFVTGRSKRAIEDHFDKSYEIEAELEARGKEKLLELVRGIKPSNVNCFYVRQPEALGLGHAVLCAEKLVHGEPFAVILADDLLHGEQPVLKQLVDVFDHYHSSVIGVETIPREDSRSYGVVEGREWEEDIIKLSGIIEKPAPEDAPSNLGVVGRYVFMPTIFDHLRKLKPGAGGELQLTDAVQTLLANEQVLAYRYYGTRFDCGSKIGYLKATVELALQHPEVSREFEAYLRTCLPALAAVA, encoded by the coding sequence ATGTTGAAAGTCACCAAGGCCGTGTTCCCCGTTGCCGGTCTCGGCACGCGGTTCCTCCCGGCAACGAAGGCGAGCCCGAAGGAAATGTTGCCCGTCGTCGACAAGCCGCTGATTCAGTACGCGGTCGAGGAAGCGATCAACGCCGGTATCACCGAGATGATCTTCGTCACCGGGCGCAGCAAGCGCGCGATCGAGGATCACTTCGACAAGTCGTACGAGATCGAGGCCGAACTCGAGGCGCGCGGCAAGGAAAAGCTGCTCGAACTCGTGCGCGGCATCAAGCCGAGCAACGTCAACTGCTTCTACGTGCGCCAGCCGGAAGCGCTCGGCCTCGGCCATGCGGTGTTGTGCGCGGAAAAGCTCGTGCACGGCGAGCCGTTCGCGGTGATTCTCGCCGACGACCTGCTGCACGGCGAGCAGCCGGTGCTCAAGCAGCTCGTCGACGTGTTCGACCACTATCACAGCTCGGTGATCGGGGTCGAGACGATCCCGCGCGAGGACAGCCGCTCGTACGGCGTCGTCGAAGGCCGCGAATGGGAAGAGGACATCATCAAGCTGTCGGGCATCATCGAGAAGCCCGCGCCCGAGGATGCGCCGTCGAATCTCGGCGTGGTCGGCCGTTACGTGTTCATGCCGACGATCTTCGATCACCTGCGCAAGCTCAAGCCGGGCGCAGGCGGCGAACTGCAACTGACCGACGCGGTCCAGACGCTGCTCGCGAACGAGCAGGTGCTGGCATACCGCTACTACGGCACGCGTTTCGACTGCGGCAGCAAGATCGGTTATCTCAAGGCAACCGTCGAGCTCGCGCTCCAGCATCCGGAAGTGAGCCGCGAATTCGAGGCGTACCTGCGTACCTGCTTGCCCGCGCTGGCTGCTGTCGCGTAA
- a CDS encoding acyltransferase family protein, translating into MQAFSGSSLTAPPVADHKEHVIDAMRGFAALLVAYFHCRQVVWVGMQTFHHAYGRALDPSVIVGYLTFPFAWGSAGVPIFFVISGYCIHRNAALKLAADPAYRLDAPNFWARRFARIYPVLLAALLFTLALDAVSLQIEPVSHKIRDVGITAFLVNLFSLQGVAGYTYGSNGALWTLSLEVQFYAIYPLLFALRRRIGMPAVVAAVALVNVASAWLLERHDLQFFTSYWLSWTIGAWIADVRAQQARGAAAVPSRAWYVAAAVLLAGGCGAFHFGQYGAFQLWSAGFACFLYRALARPPRPTPPLRVLGWFGDFSYSLYLIHLPLFVCLGSVLFHSELQLSIWPSIAFMAAAIPVAYLFYRMFERPAMMWSASFKPSRPARVVTPEPERAA; encoded by the coding sequence ATGCAAGCTTTCAGCGGATCGTCTCTGACCGCGCCACCCGTCGCCGATCACAAGGAACATGTAATCGACGCGATGCGCGGCTTCGCGGCGCTGCTTGTCGCCTATTTCCACTGCCGCCAGGTCGTCTGGGTCGGCATGCAGACCTTCCATCATGCTTACGGTCGCGCGCTCGATCCGAGCGTGATCGTCGGCTACCTGACCTTCCCGTTCGCGTGGGGCTCCGCCGGCGTGCCGATCTTCTTCGTGATCAGCGGCTACTGCATCCACCGCAACGCGGCGCTCAAGCTCGCGGCCGATCCCGCCTACCGGCTCGACGCGCCCAACTTCTGGGCACGCCGGTTCGCACGCATCTACCCGGTGCTGCTCGCCGCGCTGCTGTTCACGCTCGCGCTCGACGCGGTCAGCCTGCAGATCGAGCCCGTCAGCCACAAGATCCGCGACGTCGGCATCACGGCATTCCTCGTGAACCTGTTCTCGCTGCAGGGCGTCGCCGGCTATACGTACGGGTCGAACGGCGCGCTGTGGACGCTGTCGCTCGAAGTGCAGTTCTACGCGATCTATCCGCTGCTGTTCGCGCTGCGCCGGCGCATCGGCATGCCGGCCGTCGTGGCCGCGGTCGCGCTCGTCAACGTCGCGTCGGCGTGGCTGCTCGAACGGCACGACCTGCAGTTCTTCACGTCGTACTGGCTGTCCTGGACGATCGGCGCATGGATCGCCGACGTGCGCGCGCAGCAGGCGCGCGGCGCGGCCGCCGTGCCGTCGCGTGCGTGGTACGTCGCGGCCGCCGTGCTACTGGCCGGCGGCTGCGGCGCGTTCCATTTCGGCCAGTACGGTGCATTCCAGCTGTGGTCGGCCGGCTTCGCGTGCTTCCTGTACCGCGCGCTCGCGCGCCCGCCGCGCCCGACGCCGCCGCTGCGCGTGCTCGGCTGGTTCGGCGACTTCAGCTACTCGCTGTACCTGATCCACCTGCCGCTGTTCGTCTGCCTCGGCTCGGTGCTGTTCCACTCCGAACTGCAACTGTCGATCTGGCCGTCGATCGCGTTCATGGCCGCGGCAATCCCGGTCGCGTACCTGTTCTACCGGATGTTCGAACGTCCGGCGATGATGTGGTCGGCCAGCTTCAAGCCGTCGCGCCCCGCCCGCGTCGTCACGCCGGAGCCCGAGCGGGCCGCCTGA